One genomic segment of Caldimonas brevitalea includes these proteins:
- a CDS encoding protein adenylyltransferase SelO: protein MSAPPAFPFDNTYARDLPGFYVRCQPATVASPRLLFFNRELAQELKLDCAALDGPQGAGVFAGNTVPEGADPLAQAYAGHQFGGFSPQLGDGRALLLGEVIDRRGQRRDIALKGSGRTPFSRGGDGKAAVGPMLREVLIGEAMHALGIPTTRALAVAATGETVERELPLPGAVLTRVAASHLRVGTFEFFAARDDLERLRQLADYTIARHDPDLVGTPDRYVALLRRVAERQAALVAQWMNIGFIHGVMNTDNMTISGETIDYGPCAFIEAYDPQAVFSSIDHGGRYAYGNQPLIARWNLARLGEALLPLIAEDMTEAGIEKALGQATEVIDAFPDWYARALLAGQRAKLGLQRATADDDPADTALAEDWLALLHAQAVDFTLGWRRLADAAEGDEAALRGLFQAPQALEPWLGRWRERCASEDAAAPDGTGRAARMRRVNPWVIPRNHRVEEALAAATHDDDLGPFQQLLAALRRPYEETPENTPYAEPAPSDVTACYQTFCGT, encoded by the coding sequence ATGTCCGCACCCCCCGCCTTTCCCTTCGACAACACCTATGCCCGTGACCTGCCGGGCTTTTACGTCCGCTGCCAGCCGGCCACCGTCGCGTCGCCGCGGCTGCTCTTTTTCAACCGTGAACTCGCCCAGGAACTGAAGCTCGACTGCGCCGCGCTCGACGGCCCGCAAGGCGCCGGCGTTTTCGCCGGCAACACGGTGCCCGAGGGAGCCGACCCGCTGGCCCAGGCCTATGCCGGCCACCAGTTCGGCGGGTTTTCGCCGCAATTGGGCGACGGTCGGGCCCTGTTGCTGGGCGAGGTGATCGACCGGCGCGGCCAGCGCCGCGACATCGCGCTCAAAGGCTCGGGGCGGACCCCGTTCTCGCGCGGCGGTGACGGCAAGGCGGCAGTCGGGCCGATGCTGCGTGAAGTGCTGATCGGCGAGGCGATGCACGCGCTCGGCATCCCGACCACGCGGGCACTGGCCGTCGCAGCGACTGGCGAGACCGTCGAGCGCGAGTTGCCGCTCCCCGGCGCCGTGCTCACCCGCGTCGCCGCCAGCCACTTGCGCGTCGGCACCTTCGAGTTCTTCGCGGCGCGCGATGACCTCGAGCGGCTGCGTCAGTTGGCGGACTACACCATCGCACGCCACGATCCGGACCTGGTGGGCACACCCGATCGTTACGTCGCACTGCTGCGCCGGGTGGCCGAGCGGCAGGCGGCGCTGGTGGCGCAATGGATGAACATCGGCTTCATCCACGGCGTGATGAACACCGACAACATGACGATCTCCGGCGAGACCATCGACTACGGACCCTGCGCCTTCATCGAGGCCTACGACCCGCAGGCGGTGTTCAGTTCGATCGACCACGGCGGCCGCTACGCCTACGGCAACCAGCCGCTGATCGCCCGCTGGAACCTGGCCCGGCTCGGCGAGGCCCTGCTGCCGTTGATTGCCGAGGACATGACCGAGGCAGGCATCGAGAAGGCCCTCGGCCAGGCCACCGAGGTGATCGACGCCTTCCCGGACTGGTACGCACGCGCACTGCTCGCCGGCCAGCGCGCCAAGCTCGGTCTGCAGCGCGCGACAGCCGACGACGACCCTGCCGACACCGCGCTGGCCGAGGACTGGCTGGCGCTGCTGCACGCGCAGGCCGTTGACTTCACGCTGGGTTGGCGGCGGCTGGCCGATGCCGCCGAGGGAGACGAAGCGGCGCTGCGCGGGCTGTTCCAGGCGCCGCAAGCGCTCGAACCCTGGCTGGGCCGTTGGCGCGAGCGCTGTGCGAGCGAGGATGCTGCCGCGCCTGACGGCACGGGGCGGGCCGCTCGGATGCGCCGGGTCAACCCTTGGGTGATCCCCCGCAACCACCGTGTCGAGGAAGCGCTCGCGGCAGCCACCCACGACGACGACCTGGGGCCGTTCCAGCAGCTGCTGGCCGCACTGCGACGGCCTTATGAGGAAACGCCGGAAAACACGCCTTATGCAGAACCGGCGCCGTCTGACGTGACCGCTTGCTATCAGACCTTCTGCGGAACCTGA
- a CDS encoding DUF4148 domain-containing protein: MNAKKTVIVAVMTAFAAAGAFAGEANDDDQTWTRQSASVKTRAEVKAELAQARAEGEQLAVFSGETTVLPPQTGGALARSRQDVKQDTVSFLRTQRSAAPINIGG; this comes from the coding sequence ATGAATGCCAAGAAGACCGTGATCGTTGCCGTGATGACCGCTTTTGCCGCCGCAGGCGCCTTTGCCGGCGAAGCGAACGACGATGACCAGACCTGGACCCGCCAGTCCGCGTCGGTGAAGACCCGTGCCGAAGTGAAGGCCGAACTGGCCCAGGCCCGCGCCGAAGGTGAACAACTGGCCGTGTTCAGCGGCGAAACCACCGTGCTGCCCCCGCAGACCGGCGGTGCGCTGGCCCGCAGCCGTCAGGACGTGAAGCAGGACACGGTCAGCTTCCTGCGCACCCAGCGCAGCGCCGCCCCGATCAACATCGGCGGCTGA
- a CDS encoding AAA family ATPase, producing the protein MNGAFSIYPRPGLARHYLDRLLTSPNRALSVFGPRQVGKTTLLQHDLAALAEREGIAALYVDFMASSNALELLNARLAQLVHEARMGLSKRRVKAAKAAGFGIDLEPAPSDPVSADPGVQLQNAFSTLNRLRPGVQLLLMLDEAQELVRQQEGERTMKAIRALFNTFQGQLLLLITGSSREGLLRLFGDRHRASFGLADHEDFQRLGRDFVEAKAAAFNKQRRQPIEIDTLYTAFQAMEHRPADFIAYLSFLAINEVRDVVGSVQVFLQTRYPTEAVRERFLRFTPLQRTVLTLLAEGPCQVASKATMDRVARELGAPVTAGGIRHALTSLPADVIANPARGHYEIVDAQLLAWLREADRE; encoded by the coding sequence ATGAACGGCGCCTTCTCCATCTACCCACGCCCAGGCCTCGCCCGACACTACCTGGACCGCCTCCTGACCTCCCCCAACCGCGCGCTGTCAGTGTTTGGCCCGCGCCAGGTCGGGAAGACCACGCTGCTGCAACACGACCTGGCGGCCCTTGCCGAGCGCGAGGGGATTGCCGCCTTGTACGTCGACTTCATGGCGTCCTCGAACGCGCTCGAGTTGCTGAACGCGCGTCTCGCCCAGTTGGTGCACGAGGCCAGGATGGGACTGTCCAAGCGGCGTGTCAAAGCGGCCAAGGCGGCTGGCTTCGGGATCGACCTTGAGCCGGCGCCAAGCGACCCGGTCAGCGCAGATCCCGGCGTGCAGCTTCAGAATGCCTTCTCCACCCTCAATCGGTTGAGGCCAGGCGTGCAGCTGCTGCTGATGCTCGACGAGGCCCAGGAACTGGTTCGTCAGCAGGAAGGCGAGCGAACCATGAAGGCGATCCGCGCACTGTTCAACACCTTCCAGGGGCAGTTGCTGCTGCTGATCACGGGGTCGTCCCGCGAAGGCCTGCTGCGGCTGTTTGGGGACCGCCATCGTGCCAGCTTCGGGCTGGCTGACCACGAGGACTTTCAGCGGCTGGGCAGGGACTTCGTCGAAGCCAAAGCCGCGGCATTCAACAAGCAACGACGCCAGCCGATCGAGATCGACACGTTGTACACCGCGTTCCAGGCCATGGAACACCGCCCGGCCGACTTCATTGCCTATTTGTCCTTCCTCGCCATCAACGAAGTGCGCGACGTGGTGGGCAGCGTACAGGTCTTCCTCCAGACCCGCTATCCAACCGAAGCCGTGCGCGAACGCTTCCTGCGCTTCACGCCGCTGCAGCGCACGGTGCTCACGCTCCTGGCCGAGGGCCCATGCCAGGTTGCCAGCAAGGCAACCATGGACCGTGTGGCGCGTGAACTCGGAGCGCCGGTCACCGCTGGCGGCATCCGGCATGCACTGACGTCCCTGCCCGCCGATGTCATTGCGAACCCGGCGCGGGGCCACTACGAGATTGTGGATGCGCAGCTATTGGCATGGCTGAGGGAGGCGGACCGCGAATGA
- a CDS encoding condensation domain-containing protein translates to MMNTDAYLLNSAQRRYVRLAHTAGEPLLNNITVSCWVDAKFDAIAVQRGLQAVMARHPLLRARVAVEAAGVQFLAQQQISSPLTMTTLGDTESLVEKVRQVAQELHLRPLSFFEAPMWRFHVFVREGRLVALVLCLNHLISDASSLRLILQDFASAYGAETDARLPGLALGGHPPDLQALAEAELLPSAEGHRRLEWNRSCFQDFLLGTTWDAGAAQPDSVGYAEAPLEWPLWLRLCAASKAWRVRVTTLAMLALARSERVLFGRCNCVVKTITANRQVEGSAAVVNNMFGILPVRVPAEAHEGALRTAADALDAAYTDHERNRLPYWYLVQQLRPELYLHPYGLSDLEVNILPVVASAIVDEQQIRLGPMREATVGTPSWPEYARCLLLVPFRDGSGKLLMLYDSHECDLATAQRQAAFVREELDRIAVA, encoded by the coding sequence ATGATGAACACGGATGCCTATCTGCTGAATTCCGCTCAGCGGCGCTACGTTCGGCTCGCCCACACCGCCGGAGAGCCGTTGCTCAACAACATCACTGTTTCGTGCTGGGTCGACGCGAAGTTCGACGCGATCGCCGTGCAAAGGGGATTGCAAGCGGTGATGGCCCGGCACCCATTGCTGCGGGCGCGGGTCGCGGTCGAGGCGGCCGGAGTTCAGTTTCTCGCGCAACAGCAGATCTCGAGTCCGTTGACGATGACAACCCTGGGCGACACCGAATCCTTGGTTGAGAAGGTGCGGCAGGTTGCCCAGGAGCTGCACTTGCGGCCCCTCAGCTTCTTCGAGGCGCCCATGTGGCGATTTCACGTTTTCGTCCGTGAGGGGCGGCTTGTCGCCCTGGTGCTCTGCCTCAACCACCTGATCTCCGACGCCAGCTCGCTGCGGCTGATCCTGCAGGACTTCGCGTCCGCCTATGGTGCCGAGACGGATGCTCGCCTTCCAGGGCTTGCACTTGGCGGTCACCCGCCTGACCTTCAGGCCCTGGCCGAGGCCGAATTGTTGCCGTCGGCAGAGGGCCACAGACGCCTCGAGTGGAACCGCTCCTGCTTCCAGGACTTTCTTCTGGGCACCACCTGGGATGCAGGCGCCGCGCAGCCGGATTCGGTAGGCTACGCAGAGGCGCCTTTGGAGTGGCCGCTCTGGCTCCGACTGTGTGCCGCGTCCAAGGCGTGGCGCGTGCGCGTCACAACGCTGGCGATGCTGGCCCTTGCCCGGTCCGAGCGCGTGCTGTTCGGCCGGTGCAACTGTGTCGTGAAAACGATCACTGCCAACCGACAGGTCGAAGGCAGTGCTGCCGTGGTGAACAACATGTTCGGCATCCTCCCTGTACGTGTGCCCGCGGAGGCTCACGAGGGCGCGCTCCGGACGGCGGCAGACGCGCTGGACGCCGCTTACACCGACCATGAACGCAACCGGTTGCCGTACTGGTATCTGGTTCAGCAACTCCGCCCCGAGCTGTATCTGCATCCGTACGGACTCTCCGATTTGGAGGTCAACATTCTTCCTGTCGTGGCGTCTGCCATCGTCGACGAGCAGCAGATCCGGCTGGGCCCGATGCGGGAGGCAACAGTGGGCACTCCGAGCTGGCCGGAATACGCTCGCTGTTTGCTGTTGGTACCGTTCCGCGACGGCTCGGGGAAACTGTTGATGCTCTACGACAGTCACGAGTGCGACCTTGCGACGGCGCAGCGCCAAGCCGCCTTCGTTCGCGAGGAGTTGGACAGGATTGCAGTCGCTTAG
- the ruvC gene encoding crossover junction endodeoxyribonuclease RuvC: MRVLGIDPGLQTTGFGVVDVDGAQLHYVASGTIKTRDAAQGDLPGRLKIIFDGVQEVVRRYQPTTASVEIVFVNVNPQSTLLLGQARGAALAGLVSCQLSVSEYTALQMKKAITGHGLARKEQIQEMVARLLKLPAVPSKDAADALGIAICHAHAGRSFDAIAKAGGTLTRRAHAHYKGGRSY; the protein is encoded by the coding sequence ATGAGGGTGCTCGGCATCGACCCCGGCCTGCAGACCACCGGCTTCGGCGTGGTGGATGTGGACGGCGCGCAGCTGCACTACGTCGCCAGCGGCACCATCAAGACCCGCGACGCGGCCCAGGGCGACCTGCCAGGGCGTCTCAAGATCATCTTCGACGGTGTGCAGGAGGTGGTGCGGCGCTACCAGCCCACCACCGCCTCGGTCGAGATCGTGTTCGTCAACGTCAACCCGCAGTCCACGCTGCTGCTGGGGCAGGCCCGCGGGGCGGCCCTGGCCGGGCTGGTCAGCTGCCAGCTGAGCGTCAGCGAGTACACCGCGCTGCAGATGAAAAAGGCCATCACCGGCCATGGTCTGGCCCGCAAGGAGCAGATCCAGGAGATGGTCGCCCGGCTGCTCAAGCTGCCTGCGGTGCCGAGCAAGGACGCGGCTGACGCGCTCGGCATCGCCATCTGCCATGCGCATGCGGGCCGGTCGTTCGACGCCATCGCCAAGGCCGGCGGCACGCTGACCCGGCGTGCGCACGCGCACTACAAGGGCGGGCGCAGCTACTGA
- a CDS encoding phosphatidate cytidylyltransferase — MGDVLKQLRGWTASEQIGLLFIIVFGLLGIATMIGVAMSVRAEDEARTLRAERFKRQLRTTWVMVTVFWIAWIAGTFVSLLLFGLVSFFALREFITLSHTRRGDHRSLILAFFVVLPVQYSLVGARYFDLFSVFIPVYVFFAIPVISAVANDPERFLERNAKIQWGIMVCVYGLSHAPALLRLDFRGYEERGAFLVFFLVFVVQSCMLLQDYVGRHYPFKPVAPRISSSFSWGAAAIGVFGGALIGALLYWITPFKAGQALGMALIACAAGTLGDFVMKALKKDAGVHYWGNEGRLVTGAVGLLDRVAAISFAAPVFFHSVRWYFRL, encoded by the coding sequence ATGGGCGACGTCCTGAAGCAGCTGCGCGGCTGGACCGCCAGCGAGCAGATCGGCCTGCTCTTCATCATCGTGTTCGGCCTGCTCGGCATTGCCACGATGATCGGCGTGGCCATGAGCGTGAGAGCCGAAGACGAGGCCCGGACGCTGCGGGCCGAGCGCTTCAAGCGCCAGCTGCGCACCACCTGGGTGATGGTGACGGTGTTCTGGATCGCCTGGATCGCCGGCACCTTCGTGTCACTGCTGCTGTTCGGCTTGGTGTCGTTCTTTGCGCTGCGCGAATTCATCACGCTGTCGCACACGCGCCGGGGCGACCACCGCAGCCTGATCCTGGCCTTCTTTGTGGTGCTGCCGGTGCAGTATTCACTGGTTGGCGCCCGCTATTTCGACCTGTTCTCGGTCTTCATCCCGGTCTACGTGTTCTTCGCGATCCCGGTCATCAGCGCGGTGGCCAACGACCCGGAGCGGTTCCTCGAGCGCAACGCCAAGATCCAGTGGGGCATCATGGTGTGCGTCTACGGCTTGAGCCATGCGCCGGCGCTGTTGCGGCTCGACTTCCGCGGCTACGAGGAGCGAGGCGCCTTCCTGGTGTTCTTTCTCGTCTTCGTCGTGCAATCCTGCATGCTGCTGCAGGACTATGTCGGGCGACACTATCCGTTCAAGCCGGTGGCGCCGCGCATCAGCAGCTCCTTCTCGTGGGGGGCTGCCGCGATCGGCGTGTTCGGCGGCGCCCTGATCGGCGCCCTGCTCTACTGGATCACGCCGTTCAAGGCGGGCCAGGCCCTCGGCATGGCCTTGATCGCCTGCGCCGCCGGCACCTTGGGCGATTTTGTGATGAAGGCGTTGAAAAAGGATGCGGGCGTGCACTACTGGGGCAACGAAGGGCGGCTGGTGACCGGCGCCGTCGGCCTGCTCGACCGGGTGGCGGCGATCAGCTTCGCCGCGCCGGTGTTCTTTCATTCGGTGCGCTGGTACTTCCGGCTATGA
- a CDS encoding lysophospholipid acyltransferase family protein yields MSLPDTAGLLLSSVARLVTGAQGHWYGCVPKAEQRIYFANHQSHLDWVLIWCALPRELRSRTRPIAAKDYWTATPFKHWITREVFNAVYVNRQRTDDQDPLEPLVDALRHGDSLVIFPEGTRSSLGDPQPFKSGLYHLAKQFPEVQLIPAWIDNVQRVMPKGEVVPVPILCSVTFGAPMQLLPDEDKRTFLERAREAVTSLRKLSGSA; encoded by the coding sequence ATGAGCCTTCCCGACACTGCGGGGCTGCTGCTGTCCTCCGTCGCGCGCCTGGTCACCGGTGCGCAGGGCCATTGGTACGGCTGCGTGCCCAAGGCCGAGCAGCGCATCTACTTCGCCAACCACCAAAGCCATCTCGACTGGGTCTTGATCTGGTGTGCGCTGCCGCGTGAGCTGCGCTCGCGCACACGGCCCATCGCCGCCAAAGACTACTGGACCGCGACGCCGTTCAAACACTGGATCACCCGCGAGGTGTTCAACGCGGTCTACGTCAACCGCCAGCGCACCGACGACCAGGACCCGCTCGAGCCGCTGGTCGACGCGCTGCGCCACGGTGATTCGCTGGTGATCTTCCCCGAAGGCACGCGCAGCAGCCTCGGCGATCCGCAGCCCTTCAAGTCGGGCCTCTACCACCTGGCCAAACAGTTCCCCGAGGTGCAGCTGATCCCGGCCTGGATCGACAACGTCCAGCGCGTGATGCCCAAGGGAGAGGTGGTGCCGGTGCCGATCCTGTGTTCGGTCACCTTCGGTGCCCCGATGCAGCTGTTGCCCGACGAAGACAAGCGCACCTTCCTCGAACGCGCCCGCGAAGCCGTGACCTCGCTGCGCAAGCTGAGCGGGAGCGCGTGA